A stretch of the Glandiceps talaboti chromosome 23, keGlaTala1.1, whole genome shotgun sequence genome encodes the following:
- the LOC144452737 gene encoding sulfotransferase 1E1-like — protein sequence MEGSSPSELKDAGSKFENPVAIKERWGDNFQVRDGDVFVNTYSRSGTNWMCYVLTQMYDNWGLVNYKDRTIVPMLDYYYRPRPKEGFMKTVQDVFLRTANELSPPRLVKTHLTPTLMPRSWKDNDCKVIYIRRNLKDVCVSFFYVILGVSDVFKLPKESWEGFPQRFIQGKVAFGGSPLQHIASWSKYGLKDNVLHITFEDMKENLPDVIKKVADFLGRPLSEEDIQRVVEESSIEKMRKNVWKILDFDSKDYQTAGDHQFIGKGKIGNWKHYFTVAESEQFDELMKAEMEKQGIDTSYEY from the coding sequence atggaaGGTTCTTCTCCATCGGAGCTAAAGGACGCGGGCAGCAAGTTTGAAAATCCTGTAGCTATCAAAGAAAGGTGGGGCGATAACTTTCAAGTGCGTGATGGTGATGTGTTTGTAAATACTTATTCAAGATCAGGGACAAATTGGATGTGTTATGTCCTGACCCAGATGTATGACAACTGGGGACTGGTGAATTATAAAGACCGTACTATTGTTCCTAtgctagactattactataggcCTCGGCCTAAGGAAGGGTTCATGAAAACCGTACAGGATGTATTTTTACGAACTGCTAATGAACTTTCCCCTCCTCGACTTGTCAAGACCCATCTTACACCAACACTGATGCCCAGGTCATGGAAAGACAATGATTGTAAAGTTATCTATATCAGAAGAAATTTGAaagatgtatgtgtgtcatttttttatgttattttggGTGTGAGTGATGTATTCAAATTACCAAAGGAATCATGGGAAGGATTTCCACAGAGGTTCATTCAAGGTAAAGTTGCATTCGGTGGATCACCATTACAACACATTGCATCATGGAGCAAATATGGTCTCAAAGATAACGTCTTGCACATCACATTTGAAGACATGAAGGAAAACCTACCCGATGTGATCAAGAAGGTGGCTGACTTTTTGGGAAGACCACTTTCTGAAGAAGATATCCAGCGTGTTGTTGAGGAAAGCAGTATTGAAAAGATGAGAAAGAATGTCTGGAAAATCCTGGACTTTGATTCCAAAGACTACCAGACAGCAGGAGATCACCAGTTTATTGGGAAAGGGAAAATTGGAAACTGGAAACATTACTTCACAGTAGCAGAGAGTGAACAGTTTGATGAATTGATGAAAGCAGAGATGGAGAAACAAGGAATTGATACCAGCTATGAATATTGA